The Pseudonocardia broussonetiae DNA segment CACCAGTCCCGCCGTCGGGGTGAGGCCCATCGTCGTGTCGACCGAGCGGCCGCGGTCGACCGCGCACAGCGACGCGCCCGACCCCAGGTGCGCGGTGACGGTCCGCAGCTCCCCCACCGGGCGCCCGACGATCTCCGCGGCCCGGCGCGCCGACCACTCGTGGGCGAGGCCGTGGAAGCCGTAGCGGCGGACCCCCAGGCCGTGGCGCCAGCGGTCGGGCACGGCGTAGGTGTACGCGGCGGCGGGCAGCGACCGGTGGAACGCGGTGTCGAAGCACGCCACCTGCGCGACGCCGGGCAGCGCGGCGCGGGTGCGGCGCAGGGCGTCGACGGCCGGGGCCTGGTGCAGCGGCGCGAGGTCGGCGAGCGCCGCGATCGCGTCGACCACGGCGTCGTCGACGAAGGCGGGCCCGGTGAAGCGGGTGCCGCCGTGCACGATGCGGTGCCCGACGGCGTCGACTCCCCCCTCCGCGGCGCGGCGCTCGACGGCGTCCCCGGCGTCGGCGGGATCGACCGACTCGCTCCACACGGCCCGGTCGCCGTCGAGCAGCGACAGCTTCACCGACGACGACCCGGCGTTGACCACCAGCACCCGCGTCACGGGCGGGGGCCGCTCGGGTCCGGCCACACCCAGTCGCGCACGTCCGGCGCGTCCTCGCCGTGCAGGCGGGTGTGGCGGCGGCAGCGCAGCCGCTCGTCGAGCATGAACTGGCGCAGCGCGGCGTGCCGGACGGCGAGCCCGGGCACGCGGTCGATGACGTCGACGACGAGGTGGAAGCGGTCGAGGTCGTTGAGCATCACCATGTCGAAGGGCGTGGTCGTGGTGCCCTCCTCCTTGTAGCCGCGCACGTGGATGTTGCGGTGGTTGGTGCGCCGGTAGGTCAGGCGGTGGATCAGCCACGGGTAGCCGTGGTAGGCGAACACGACGGGCTTGTCGGTGGTGAACAGGCCGTCGAACTCGCGGTCGGACAGCCCGTGCGGGTGCTCGCGCTCGTCCTGCAGACGCATGAGGTCGACGACGTTGACCAGCCGCACCCTCAGCTCGGGCAGGTGCTCGCGCAGCAGCGAGACCGCCGCGACGGCCTCCAGCGTCGGCACGTCGCCCGCGCAGCCCAGCACGACGTCGGGCTCCTGCCCGTCGTCGTTCGACGCCCACGGCCAGATCCCGATGCCCCGGGTGCAGTGGGCGACCGCCTCGTCCATCGTCAGCCACTGCGGGCCGGGGTTCTTCCCCGCGACCACCACGTTCACGTAGTTCCGGGTCCGCAGGCAGTGGTCGTAGGTCGAGAGCAGGGTGTTGGCGTC contains these protein-coding regions:
- a CDS encoding acetate/propionate family kinase, which produces MAGPERPPPVTRVLVVNAGSSSVKLSLLDGDRAVWSESVDPADAGDAVERRAAEGGVDAVGHRIVHGGTRFTGPAFVDDAVVDAIAALADLAPLHQAPAVDALRRTRAALPGVAQVACFDTAFHRSLPAAAYTYAVPDRWRHGLGVRRYGFHGLAHEWSARRAAEIVGRPVGELRTVTAHLGSGASLCAVDRGRSVDTTMGLTPTAGLVMGTRCGDLDPSVPPYLVRRGVPADEVGPALDRESGLLALAGSADVRDVVGMAATGDDDALIALDVWAHRARALVAAMTAALGGIDVLAFSGGVGEHQPALRARVVDGLGFLGLALDPAANEAAGGDADVSAPGAPARTVVVTAREDVVVAEQVRALVPVPATRG